One Calditrichota bacterium DNA segment encodes these proteins:
- a CDS encoding aminomethyl-transferring glycine dehydrogenase subunit GcvPA yields MPFIPNTDVDRKKMLERIGVKNFDELIKNIPDNLRFKGELDLPDPLSELELVKAMRQKAQSNRAATDAISFLGGGAYDHFIPSVVGHILSRSEFYTAYTPYQAEVSQGTLQAIYEFQSMIAELMGMEVANASMYDGGSALAEAALMAIAEKRKKKILVSRGIHPYYRQIIRTYCHGQKIDIQTVELQDGTTSLSDLRAKLDPGTAAVLVEHPNFLGFLEDVDEISRLAHENQSLFITSNDPISLGLLEPPGAYDTDIATGEGQSLGNSLNFGGPYLGLFASKQKFIRKMPGRIAGATTDQQGRRGFVLTFQAREQHIRRDKATSNICSNEALNALAATVYLALMGKQGIREVAELCLQNSHYLAEQIEELPGYELAFSAPFFKEFVVRTPAPPTAIIDKLADKNVFAGIDLSRFDYGLKNGLLLAVTEKRTREEMDLLVKLLSDFS; encoded by the coding sequence ATGCCCTTTATTCCGAATACCGACGTGGACCGCAAGAAAATGTTGGAACGCATCGGTGTGAAAAATTTTGATGAACTGATCAAAAATATTCCTGACAATCTGCGCTTCAAAGGCGAGCTTGACCTGCCGGATCCGCTTTCCGAATTGGAACTCGTCAAAGCGATGCGGCAAAAAGCGCAATCCAACCGAGCCGCCACTGATGCCATCAGCTTTCTCGGCGGCGGCGCGTACGATCATTTTATCCCTTCCGTCGTCGGGCATATTCTTTCCCGATCGGAATTTTACACCGCCTACACGCCTTATCAGGCGGAAGTCAGTCAGGGGACTTTGCAGGCGATTTATGAGTTTCAATCCATGATTGCTGAATTAATGGGAATGGAAGTCGCTAACGCCTCGATGTACGACGGGGGATCCGCATTAGCAGAAGCGGCGTTGATGGCAATAGCTGAAAAACGAAAGAAAAAAATTCTCGTCTCGCGCGGCATTCATCCCTATTATCGGCAAATCATTCGCACTTATTGTCACGGCCAAAAAATTGACATTCAGACGGTCGAATTGCAGGACGGAACGACGTCGTTGAGCGATTTGCGCGCGAAGCTGGACCCGGGAACAGCGGCCGTTCTCGTTGAACATCCGAATTTTTTGGGATTTCTCGAAGATGTCGATGAAATAAGCCGTTTGGCGCACGAAAACCAGTCCCTTTTCATCACTTCCAACGATCCGATTTCGTTGGGGCTACTGGAACCTCCTGGCGCGTACGATACGGATATTGCAACAGGTGAAGGGCAGAGTTTGGGAAATAGCCTGAATTTCGGAGGCCCTTATCTCGGCTTGTTTGCGTCCAAACAAAAATTCATCCGCAAGATGCCCGGTAGAATCGCCGGCGCCACGACCGACCAGCAGGGCAGGCGCGGTTTTGTGTTGACCTTTCAGGCGCGGGAACAGCACATCCGCCGGGATAAAGCTACATCCAATATTTGCAGCAACGAGGCGCTCAATGCTCTCGCGGCGACTGTTTATCTGGCTCTCATGGGCAAGCAGGGCATTCGAGAAGTGGCGGAGTTGTGCCTGCAAAATAGTCACTATCTCGCCGAGCAAATCGAGGAATTGCCAGGTTACGAACTGGCTTTTTCAGCGCCATTTTTCAAAGAATTTGTTGTGAGAACTCCGGCGCCCCCGACAGCAATTATCGATAAACTGGCGGACAAAAATGTATTCGCCGGAATTGATCTATCGCGGTTTGACTATGGTCTAAAAAACGGCCTTTTGCTCGCCGTCACTGAGAAACGCACGCGAGAAGAAATGGACTTACTCGTAAAATTGTTGTCGGATTTTTCTTGA
- the gcvH gene encoding glycine cleavage system protein GcvH — MEVPNDLLYTEEHEWVFVEDDVATIGITDYAQSELGDIVFVELPEVNDELKQMEPFGTIEAVKAVSDLFSPVSGVVVEINSALEDQPELINNSPYDEGWMIKIKLSEASELDNLMKADAYQKHIG, encoded by the coding sequence ATGGAAGTTCCGAACGACTTATTGTACACCGAAGAGCACGAATGGGTTTTCGTCGAAGATGACGTGGCGACAATTGGCATCACCGACTACGCTCAGAGCGAGCTGGGCGATATTGTTTTTGTAGAACTGCCTGAAGTGAATGATGAATTGAAACAGATGGAACCATTTGGCACTATTGAAGCGGTTAAGGCTGTATCCGATCTATTTTCTCCCGTTTCCGGCGTTGTCGTCGAAATTAACTCAGCGCTCGAAGATCAACCGGAACTCATTAACAACAGTCCTTACGATGAAGGCTGGATGATTAAAATCAAACTGTCCGAGGCGTCGGAACTGGATAATCTGATGAAAGCGGATGCGTACCAAAAACACATCGGCTAA
- the accC gene encoding acetyl-CoA carboxylase biotin carboxylase subunit, which produces MFKKILIANRGEIALRIIRACKELGIATVAVYSDADENSLHVRFADEVVKIGPGPSNESYLNIPRIISAAEITNAEAIHPGYGFLAENAQFADICESCNIKFIGPSSDMIANMGDKAFAKAKMKEAGVPTIPGSEGLLQDLVTAEKAAEKIGYPVILKATAGGGGRGMRIVREKKELERAFVTASNEADAAFGNAGLYLEKFFENPRHIEVQIIGDHYGTVVALGERECSIQRKHQKLIEESPSPAVNEKLRAKLQDAAVRGAESVNYESAGTVEFLLDADGRFFFMEMNTRIQVEHPVTEMVLGMDLLKRQIMLAAGEKIENVIKDFKLRGHAIECRINAEDPDKDFRPSPGKITSFHIPGGPGVRVDTHAYAQYVIPPYYDSLIAKVITNGKDRSEAIGRMKRALEEFIIEGVATTIPFHKKVLENEHFLKGDFDTKFIETHFLKNNQK; this is translated from the coding sequence TTGTTTAAAAAAATATTAATTGCCAACCGAGGCGAAATCGCTCTGCGAATTATTCGCGCGTGCAAAGAATTGGGGATTGCGACTGTCGCCGTCTATTCTGATGCGGACGAAAATTCGCTTCACGTGCGTTTTGCCGACGAAGTTGTGAAAATAGGTCCTGGCCCCAGCAATGAAAGCTATCTGAATATTCCCAGAATTATCAGCGCCGCGGAAATCACCAACGCCGAGGCGATTCATCCGGGCTATGGTTTCCTTGCTGAAAACGCTCAGTTTGCCGATATCTGCGAAAGTTGTAATATTAAGTTCATTGGCCCGTCTTCTGACATGATCGCCAACATGGGTGACAAAGCTTTTGCCAAAGCAAAAATGAAAGAGGCCGGCGTGCCAACCATCCCCGGCAGCGAAGGCCTATTGCAAGATCTTGTCACGGCGGAAAAAGCAGCGGAAAAAATCGGCTACCCCGTCATTTTGAAAGCGACGGCGGGCGGTGGCGGCCGCGGTATGCGTATCGTTCGCGAAAAAAAAGAACTGGAGCGCGCTTTTGTCACCGCCAGCAACGAAGCAGACGCCGCTTTCGGCAACGCCGGTCTGTACCTGGAAAAATTTTTTGAAAATCCGCGCCACATCGAAGTACAAATTATCGGCGATCACTACGGAACAGTCGTGGCGCTCGGCGAGCGGGAATGTTCCATTCAGCGCAAACATCAGAAATTAATTGAAGAATCGCCGTCTCCGGCTGTGAATGAAAAACTGCGTGCGAAATTGCAAGATGCGGCTGTGCGCGGCGCCGAGAGCGTCAACTACGAAAGCGCCGGCACTGTTGAATTTCTACTCGACGCGGATGGTCGCTTTTTTTTCATGGAGATGAACACGCGAATTCAAGTGGAACATCCGGTCACGGAAATGGTTTTAGGCATGGATTTACTGAAGCGTCAAATCATGCTTGCCGCCGGCGAAAAAATCGAAAATGTGATTAAAGATTTTAAGTTGCGCGGCCACGCCATCGAGTGTCGGATTAACGCGGAAGACCCGGACAAAGATTTTCGCCCCAGTCCGGGAAAGATCACATCGTTTCACATTCCCGGCGGGCCGGGCGTTCGGGTGGACACTCATGCGTACGCGCAATACGTCATTCCGCCATATTACGATTCGCTGATCGCCAAAGTGATTACCAACGGGAAAGATCGCTCTGAAGCAATCGGGCGCATGAAACGCGCTTTGGAAGAATTCATCATCGAAGGCGTCGCTACTACGATTCCCTTTCACAAAAAGGTACTCGAAAATGAACACTTTCTCAAAGGCGATTTTGACACAAAATTTATCGAAACTCACTTCTTAAAAAATAACCAAAAATAA
- the accB gene encoding acetyl-CoA carboxylase biotin carboxyl carrier protein, protein MRPKEIKKLIELVEESSISELEVSRFGRKVRISKNSSTTVVAASPAAIAPSPAAAPAEAQQSPDRPEQKAPQKEMLAENIFEVKSPMVGTFYRAPAPDADPYVEVGDTVASNQVLCIIEAMKLMNEIECEVRGKVVEILAENGKPVEYDQALFRIEKI, encoded by the coding sequence ATGAGACCAAAAGAAATAAAGAAACTCATCGAGCTTGTCGAGGAAAGTAGTATCTCTGAATTAGAAGTCAGCCGATTCGGAAGAAAGGTGCGAATCAGTAAAAATTCCTCAACCACTGTCGTGGCGGCTTCTCCGGCAGCGATTGCTCCTTCGCCGGCTGCGGCGCCAGCGGAAGCTCAGCAGTCGCCGGATCGACCCGAGCAAAAAGCGCCGCAAAAAGAAATGCTGGCTGAAAATATCTTTGAGGTCAAATCTCCAATGGTGGGGACTTTCTATCGCGCTCCGGCTCCGGATGCGGATCCGTACGTGGAAGTCGGAGATACCGTGGCGAGCAATCAAGTGCTCTGCATCATCGAAGCGATGAAGCTCATGAATGAAATTGAGTGTGAAGTTCGCGGCAAAGTAGTCGAGATTCTGGCTGAAAACGGGAAACCTGTCGAATACGATCAGGCGTTATTTCGAATAGAAAAAATTTAG
- the gatB gene encoding Asp-tRNA(Asn)/Glu-tRNA(Gln) amidotransferase subunit GatB codes for MAEREKKYRVTIGLEAHAQLNTKSKLFCSCPTKFGAPPNTQTCPVCLGLPGALPVLNKKAVESAIKLGLAMKCRIAKESIFARKNYFYPDLPKGYQITQFDRPICESGFLEIKSNGKKKKISIGRIHLEEDAGKSIHNEPFVPSEATLIDLNRCGIPLLEIVTEPELRSPDEAVDFVQRLQQMLRFLQISNANLEQGSLRCDANISVNTANARELSAKTEIKNLNSLKALARALVHEIERQKKLIFSGKVLNSATVLWDDKNQTTRTMRSKETAHDYRYFSEPDLLPLKISADLIKKIESQMPELPSAKIARFLQEYQLTEADAEILTLTPPRADLFEWITKQIGDASLASKWMIQEFLRYENNLFSQKKRTWEIDIAELLTLVKNQKLSWRAAKEIFSEMVVAKKSPHEIMKQKQLFQLSDEAKLEEIIRRIIDENQEALAQYRAGKKPLFHYFVGQIMQKTGGRADPKMANKILRAILDSM; via the coding sequence ATGGCTGAACGCGAGAAAAAATACCGCGTGACTATCGGTCTGGAAGCGCACGCGCAATTGAACACAAAAAGCAAATTGTTTTGCTCTTGCCCGACAAAATTCGGCGCTCCGCCGAACACACAAACCTGCCCCGTCTGCCTCGGTTTGCCCGGTGCGTTGCCTGTGTTGAACAAAAAAGCCGTGGAGTCGGCTATCAAGTTGGGTCTGGCGATGAAATGCCGCATTGCAAAAGAATCGATTTTTGCCCGAAAAAATTATTTTTACCCTGACTTGCCCAAAGGCTACCAGATCACCCAATTTGATCGACCTATTTGCGAGTCCGGATTTCTGGAAATAAAATCCAATGGCAAAAAGAAAAAAATTTCCATTGGACGCATCCATCTCGAAGAAGATGCCGGGAAATCAATTCACAACGAGCCATTTGTACCGTCGGAGGCCACGCTGATCGATCTGAATCGCTGCGGAATCCCACTGCTGGAAATTGTGACTGAACCGGAGCTGCGGAGTCCCGACGAAGCTGTTGATTTTGTTCAGCGTTTACAGCAGATGCTGCGTTTTTTGCAAATCAGCAACGCCAATTTGGAACAGGGCAGTCTGCGCTGCGATGCGAATATCTCAGTAAACACAGCCAACGCGAGAGAACTGTCCGCGAAAACGGAAATTAAAAATCTCAATTCTCTCAAAGCTCTGGCGCGGGCGCTTGTCCACGAAATCGAACGGCAAAAAAAGTTGATTTTTTCGGGCAAAGTTCTGAATTCCGCCACTGTTCTCTGGGATGATAAAAATCAAACGACGCGGACAATGCGCTCCAAGGAAACCGCGCACGATTATCGCTATTTTTCGGAACCGGATTTGCTTCCGCTGAAAATTAGCGCTGATTTAATAAAAAAAATCGAATCGCAAATGCCAGAATTGCCGAGTGCGAAAATCGCTCGCTTCCTGCAAGAATATCAATTAACAGAAGCCGATGCAGAGATTCTCACGCTGACGCCGCCGCGCGCCGATCTGTTTGAGTGGATCACAAAACAAATCGGCGACGCCAGCCTCGCGAGCAAATGGATGATTCAGGAATTTCTCCGTTACGAAAATAATTTATTTAGTCAAAAAAAGAGGACGTGGGAAATTGACATTGCAGAATTGCTGACACTCGTCAAAAATCAAAAACTGAGTTGGCGCGCAGCGAAAGAAATTTTTTCTGAAATGGTCGTTGCAAAAAAATCTCCGCACGAAATCATGAAACAAAAACAGCTTTTTCAATTGTCGGACGAAGCGAAACTGGAGGAAATAATCCGCCGGATCATTGACGAAAATCAGGAAGCGCTGGCGCAGTATCGCGCCGGAAAGAAGCCGCTTTTTCATTATTTTGTCGGTCAAATTATGCAAAAAACGGGAGGCCGGGCTGATCCCAAAATGGCTAACAAAATTTTGCGCGCAATTTTGGATTCAATGTAA
- the gatA gene encoding Asp-tRNA(Asn)/Glu-tRNA(Gln) amidotransferase subunit GatA produces the protein MDVTRLDFSQIHPLLLNGSVSCSRIVRDYLKNVNEGFPLNAFISILAEDAQIRAQKIDAKIRQKRAGKLAGLVVAVKDNILVKGIKTTCSSKMLADFVAPYNATVIDCLLKEDAILIGKTNMDEFAMGSSNENSFFGAVKNPIDHTKVPGGSSGGSAAAVASRQAMAALGSDTGGSIRQPAAFCGLVGLKPTYGSVSRYGLIAYASSFDQIGPIARSVEDCAKIFSVIAGHDSRDSTSSTHRYPAQFFSDIAPVSSLKIGVPKQFFSNDIEPDVKRNIESSVEKLRQKGAQIISVSLPHADYSVPAYYIIATAEASSNLARFDGVGYGFRSDEAKDIGNFYAKNRSQGFGEEVKRRILLGTFVLSRGYYERYYRKAQTIRSLIRRDFSAAFQKCDFLITPTSPTTAFPIAARSYDPLAMYLSDVFTVAANLTGLPALSIPCGQDRDGLPVGLQLMAPRFAEPFLFSVAKAVEKFCPSGEIENG, from the coding sequence ATGGATGTAACGCGCCTTGATTTTTCTCAAATTCACCCTTTGCTGTTAAATGGTTCTGTCTCCTGCTCGCGGATTGTGAGAGATTATCTGAAAAATGTCAATGAAGGCTTCCCGCTTAACGCCTTTATTTCCATTTTGGCGGAAGACGCACAAATTCGCGCACAGAAAATTGACGCCAAAATTCGGCAAAAACGCGCCGGCAAACTGGCCGGATTAGTGGTTGCCGTTAAAGATAATATTTTGGTCAAAGGGATAAAAACGACCTGCAGTTCCAAGATGCTCGCCGATTTTGTCGCCCCATACAACGCCACCGTAATCGACTGCTTGCTGAAAGAAGACGCCATTCTCATTGGTAAAACCAACATGGACGAGTTTGCCATGGGGTCTTCCAACGAAAACAGTTTCTTCGGCGCCGTAAAAAATCCGATAGATCACACAAAAGTTCCCGGCGGATCTTCCGGAGGCTCAGCCGCTGCTGTCGCATCGCGGCAGGCAATGGCGGCGCTGGGATCGGATACCGGCGGCTCTATTCGCCAGCCGGCTGCTTTTTGCGGATTAGTAGGTTTGAAACCGACTTATGGCAGCGTTTCACGTTACGGTTTGATTGCCTATGCTTCTTCTTTTGACCAAATAGGCCCCATCGCGCGTTCGGTTGAGGATTGCGCAAAAATTTTCTCCGTCATTGCCGGCCACGATTCCCGCGATTCGACAAGCTCGACTCACCGTTATCCGGCGCAATTTTTCAGCGACATCGCCCCGGTTTCTTCTTTGAAAATTGGCGTTCCGAAACAGTTTTTCAGCAACGACATCGAACCGGACGTCAAACGGAATATTGAAAGCAGCGTTGAAAAGTTACGGCAAAAAGGCGCGCAAATTATTTCCGTTTCGCTGCCCCATGCGGATTATTCAGTTCCTGCTTATTACATCATTGCCACGGCTGAGGCCTCGTCCAATCTGGCGCGCTTTGACGGCGTTGGCTACGGTTTTCGTTCTGACGAAGCGAAAGACATTGGCAATTTTTACGCCAAAAACCGCTCGCAGGGATTCGGAGAAGAGGTTAAAAGACGCATTCTGTTGGGCACATTTGTGCTTTCCCGCGGCTATTACGAGCGTTACTATCGAAAAGCCCAGACAATCAGGTCGCTCATCCGCCGAGATTTTTCCGCCGCTTTTCAAAAATGCGACTTTTTGATCACGCCGACTTCGCCGACCACAGCTTTTCCCATCGCCGCGCGTAGCTACGATCCGCTCGCCATGTATTTGTCCGATGTTTTTACGGTGGCGGCAAATCTGACCGGATTGCCAGCGCTGAGCATCCCTTGCGGTCAGGACAGAGACGGCTTGCCCGTGGGGTTGCAATTAATGGCGCCGCGCTTTGCCGAGCCTTTTTTATTTTCGGTAGCCAAAGCTGTCGAGAAATTCTGTCCGTCGGGAGAGATTGAAAATGGCTGA
- the tatA gene encoding twin-arginine translocase TatA/TatE family subunit: protein MGIPSGPELLLVIFVLVLLFGAKKIPELASGLGKGIREFKKATREAVEDEEPKKIEEGEKKEAN from the coding sequence ATGGGCATTCCTAGCGGACCTGAGCTGTTGCTTGTTATTTTTGTGCTGGTTTTGCTTTTCGGCGCAAAAAAAATTCCCGAATTAGCCAGCGGATTGGGTAAAGGGATTCGCGAATTTAAAAAAGCAACACGCGAAGCGGTAGAAGACGAAGAACCAAAAAAAATCGAGGAAGGTGAAAAAAAAGAGGCGAATTAA
- a CDS encoding twin-arginine translocase TatA/TatE family subunit codes for MFGSIGPSEIIFMMFIVLLLFGPKKLPELARGLGKGYRQFKKALDDVKDEIDLNDIDRDLRG; via the coding sequence ATGTTTGGTTCAATTGGACCGAGCGAAATAATTTTTATGATGTTCATCGTTTTATTGTTGTTTGGTCCCAAAAAACTGCCTGAATTGGCGCGAGGCCTGGGCAAGGGTTATCGACAATTCAAAAAAGCCCTCGACGACGTCAAGGATGAAATCGACTTGAACGACATTGATCGCGATTTACGCGGCTAA
- a CDS encoding DUF4321 domain-containing protein, producing the protein MRQKNIGIVFTILFFGAILGSVLGQLVAFLLPDGVVKEFFLKSITAGFAPATLNLGVIKMTLGFSFVVNIIGLLGLGIAAYFLKWYYGHRL; encoded by the coding sequence ATGAGACAAAAAAATATAGGCATTGTTTTCACGATTCTCTTTTTCGGCGCAATCCTCGGATCCGTGTTGGGACAATTAGTGGCATTCTTGCTGCCGGACGGTGTGGTGAAAGAGTTTTTTCTCAAATCTATTACCGCAGGATTTGCTCCGGCGACATTAAATTTAGGCGTCATAAAAATGACGCTGGGATTTTCGTTTGTTGTAAATATCATCGGACTTTTAGGACTGGGGATTGCCGCGTATTTTCTCAAATGGTATTATGGCCATCGGCTGTAA
- the pssA gene encoding CDP-diacylglycerol--serine O-phosphatidyltransferase encodes MKRSRQVIPNLFTTMNIFFGFLAIINASENNFVTASWFIVIAAIFDLFDGQVARLTKTASAFGVEFDSLADVISFGLAPAFLIQRAYLNSFGLLGTVISFLPLVCGGIRLARFNIHFGGKEKTEFVGLPIPFAAVSIVSFIIFNYYFWNEIYLERVVIPQIVLISILMLSKVGYYVLPKFSFRQGRKHSVTLILMIVSIVIVSLFPQATFYPFVMVYILWGIVRFFFKIFRSSDSDKTIEAF; translated from the coding sequence ATGAAAAGATCAAGACAGGTGATCCCGAATTTATTCACCACCATGAACATATTTTTTGGCTTTCTCGCTATCATCAACGCCAGCGAAAACAATTTTGTCACTGCCAGTTGGTTCATTGTCATCGCGGCGATTTTTGATCTATTTGACGGCCAGGTCGCGCGGCTCACAAAAACCGCCAGCGCTTTCGGCGTGGAATTTGATTCTCTGGCGGATGTCATCTCTTTTGGCTTGGCGCCGGCGTTCCTCATCCAACGCGCCTATCTGAACTCTTTCGGACTTTTGGGCACAGTGATCAGTTTCCTGCCGTTAGTGTGCGGAGGCATCCGACTGGCGAGATTTAATATTCATTTTGGCGGAAAAGAGAAAACCGAGTTTGTGGGTCTGCCCATTCCGTTTGCCGCGGTAAGCATTGTTTCATTCATTATTTTCAATTATTATTTTTGGAACGAAATTTATCTTGAGCGCGTTGTAATTCCTCAAATCGTGCTTATAAGCATTCTGATGCTGAGCAAGGTGGGCTACTATGTGCTCCCAAAATTTTCATTTCGTCAGGGCAGGAAACATTCCGTGACGTTAATTCTCATGATTGTTTCAATCGTGATCGTTTCTTTGTTCCCTCAGGCGACTTTTTATCCGTTCGTCATGGTGTATATTCTCTGGGGAATCGTTCGATTCTTTTTCAAAATTTTTCGCTCGAGCGATTCTGACAAAACAATTGAAGCTTTCTAA
- a CDS encoding phosphatidylserine decarboxylase family protein, translating to MAKEGYGFLVGVFLFFVIMLSGAMVSHNILLEILALVSFIFLLFSFYFFRDPNRQAPDVRNTIISPADGKIIVIDEVNEAEYFKQRVKKVSIFMSVLDVHVNRIPISGKVTYFDYKHGAFLPAYQEDASLQNEHTSIAIENDETKIMFRQIAGILARRIVCHIREGNSVTRGERFGMIKFGSRVDIFMPLNVEIKVKANDKVRAGETIIGIY from the coding sequence GTGGCAAAGGAAGGTTACGGATTTTTAGTGGGGGTCTTTTTGTTTTTTGTCATCATGCTATCCGGCGCAATGGTCTCGCACAACATCCTATTAGAGATTTTGGCGTTGGTGAGTTTTATTTTTTTGCTTTTTTCTTTCTATTTTTTTCGCGATCCGAATCGCCAGGCGCCAGACGTCCGAAACACCATTATTTCTCCGGCTGACGGCAAGATCATTGTGATAGACGAGGTCAACGAAGCTGAGTATTTCAAGCAACGAGTTAAAAAAGTGAGTATCTTCATGTCGGTTTTAGACGTTCACGTGAACCGCATTCCCATCAGCGGAAAAGTGACATATTTTGATTACAAACACGGTGCTTTTTTGCCGGCCTATCAAGAGGATGCGTCGTTGCAAAACGAACACACATCCATCGCTATCGAGAATGATGAAACAAAAATCATGTTTCGCCAGATCGCCGGCATTCTGGCAAGGCGGATTGTGTGCCACATTCGGGAAGGAAATAGCGTGACGCGCGGCGAGCGATTCGGCATGATAAAATTTGGCTCTCGGGTGGATATTTTTATGCCGCTGAATGTGGAAATCAAAGTGAAAGCAAACGACAAAGTACGAGCCGGTGAAACGATCATAGGAATTTATTGA
- a CDS encoding adenylosuccinate lyase, producing MIRRYTLPQMGAIWTDENKFQTWLKVEITVASAQAELGMIPKESAEQIRDRAKFDIDRILEIEQKVKHDVIAFLTNVGEYVGEASRFIHLGMTSSDLLDTANALLMKQAGKILIADSERLRDALKKRALEHKHTICVGRSHGVHAEPTTFGLKMALWYDEMGRNLRRLKNGVENVSYGKISGAVGTFAHLDPIVEKMVCKRLGLKPAPVSTQIIQRDRYAEFLTAIALTGATIEKIATEIRNLQRTEILEAEEYFSKGQKGSSAMPHKRNPVTCEQMSGLARLLRANALASMENIALWHERDISHSSVERVILPDSTILLNYMLHKMTDLIQNLLVYPENMMKNLNKTNGLIFSQSLLLALVRKGLLREKAYQLVQKCALECWQTGKSFKKSLMNEPEITQALKPEEIENIFDYQYHLRNVDKIFEKAGIE from the coding sequence TTGATTCGGCGATACACGCTGCCACAAATGGGCGCGATCTGGACAGACGAAAACAAATTTCAAACCTGGTTAAAAGTCGAAATTACGGTCGCTTCGGCGCAAGCGGAATTGGGAATGATCCCCAAAGAGTCGGCGGAACAGATTCGCGATCGAGCGAAATTTGACATCGACCGAATTTTGGAAATAGAACAGAAAGTCAAACACGACGTGATTGCCTTTCTGACCAATGTCGGCGAATACGTTGGCGAAGCGTCCCGTTTCATCCATCTGGGAATGACTTCTTCGGATTTGCTGGATACGGCAAACGCGCTGCTGATGAAGCAAGCGGGAAAAATTTTAATCGCGGACAGCGAACGCCTCCGCGACGCGCTCAAAAAAAGAGCGCTGGAGCACAAACACACCATTTGCGTCGGCAGGTCTCACGGCGTGCACGCAGAACCGACGACCTTCGGGCTGAAAATGGCGCTCTGGTACGATGAAATGGGACGGAATCTCCGCCGGCTAAAAAATGGCGTGGAAAATGTTTCTTACGGAAAAATTTCCGGCGCCGTCGGTACCTTTGCCCATCTGGATCCGATCGTGGAAAAAATGGTTTGCAAGCGGCTGGGGCTCAAGCCAGCGCCGGTCTCTACGCAGATCATTCAACGGGATCGTTACGCCGAGTTTTTGACAGCCATTGCATTGACCGGCGCCACGATTGAAAAAATCGCCACGGAAATCCGGAATTTGCAGCGGACGGAAATTTTAGAAGCCGAAGAATATTTTTCAAAGGGGCAAAAAGGTTCGTCTGCCATGCCGCACAAAAGAAATCCGGTGACCTGCGAGCAAATGTCTGGTTTGGCAAGACTGTTGCGCGCGAACGCGCTGGCGAGCATGGAAAATATCGCATTATGGCACGAAAGAGATATTTCGCACTCATCTGTGGAACGTGTCATTCTGCCCGACAGTACAATTTTGCTGAATTACATGTTGCACAAAATGACCGATCTGATTCAAAATCTGCTCGTTTATCCGGAAAATATGATGAAAAATCTGAACAAAACAAACGGGCTGATTTTTTCGCAATCTTTGCTGCTAGCGCTGGTTCGCAAAGGATTGCTTCGCGAAAAGGCGTATCAATTGGTGCAAAAATGTGCCCTGGAGTGCTGGCAAACCGGGAAATCATTCAAGAAATCATTGATGAATGAACCGGAAATCACCCAAGCGCTCAAGCCGGAAGAAATCGAGAATATTTTTGATTATCAATATCATCTCCGCAATGTCGATAAAATTTTTGAGAAAGCTGGCATTGAATAA